The following coding sequences lie in one Microbacterium sp. XT11 genomic window:
- a CDS encoding GntR family transcriptional regulator: protein MSLADVVEHPSTVSTSVPSFTAHDGPTISLRRSRPAVSALAEEAFHGIAGRIANGIYQPGDRISDKQLAQEFGFSRTPVREALQRLERIGLVEMHPSRYTVVTAITPEMARATWEFTGLFAGNVVRLAFPRLGETERAQVVELIAAAIEKVPSNAEWLTAQIALFGYLADRAHNDLYRSLLGDSWYLILRNLARIGISPAGQAESIRALHLLSDAFVEGDLLAAERAAQRVYGLA from the coding sequence ATGTCCCTGGCCGATGTCGTCGAGCACCCCTCGACCGTATCCACCTCCGTCCCTTCGTTCACCGCCCACGACGGCCCGACGATCTCCCTGAGGAGAAGCCGCCCTGCCGTGTCGGCTCTCGCCGAGGAAGCCTTCCACGGCATCGCCGGCCGCATCGCCAATGGCATCTATCAGCCGGGCGACCGCATCAGCGACAAGCAGCTCGCTCAGGAGTTCGGATTCTCCCGCACACCCGTCCGCGAGGCTCTGCAGCGCCTCGAACGCATCGGACTCGTCGAGATGCACCCGAGCCGATACACCGTCGTCACCGCGATCACCCCCGAGATGGCCCGGGCCACGTGGGAGTTCACCGGCCTCTTCGCCGGGAACGTCGTGCGCCTCGCGTTCCCGCGGCTCGGCGAGACCGAGCGGGCCCAGGTCGTGGAGCTCATCGCTGCGGCGATCGAGAAGGTCCCGTCGAACGCCGAGTGGCTCACCGCGCAGATCGCGCTGTTCGGCTATCTCGCCGACCGCGCCCACAACGATCTCTACCGGTCGCTGCTCGGCGATTCGTGGTACCTGATCCTGCGCAACCTCGCCCGCATCGGCATCTCGCCCGCGGGCCAGGCCGAGAGCATCCGCGCCCTCCACCTGCTCTCCGATGCGTTCGTCGAGGGCGACCTGCTTGCGGCGGAGCGCGCAGCCCAGCGGGTCTACGGGCTGGCGTGA
- a CDS encoding TraR/DksA family transcriptional regulator: protein MTSDDARFRALLGELRAQAEARLAATRATLDALAHDREGSNDDDEHDPEGVTLSSEWSRLTGLTDAAAAELRAVDDAIARLDAGSYGVCASCGNEIPGARLEVRPFASHCVACAEKLGR, encoded by the coding sequence ATGACCTCCGACGACGCACGGTTCCGCGCCCTGCTCGGCGAACTGCGAGCACAGGCCGAGGCACGGCTCGCGGCGACGCGCGCGACTCTCGACGCGCTCGCGCACGACCGCGAAGGGTCGAACGACGACGACGAGCACGACCCCGAGGGCGTCACACTCTCGTCCGAGTGGTCGCGGCTGACCGGGCTCACCGACGCGGCGGCCGCCGAGCTGCGGGCGGTCGACGATGCGATCGCCCGGCTCGACGCGGGGAGCTACGGGGTCTGCGCGTCGTGCGGAAACGAGATCCCGGGCGCCCGCCTCGAGGTGCGGCCTTTCGCGTCCCACTGCGTCGCGTGCGCCGAGAAGCTCGGCCGCTGA
- the gnd gene encoding phosphogluconate dehydrogenase (NAD(+)-dependent, decarboxylating) — MQLAMIGLGRMGANIVRRLMRDGHECVVYDVNPDAVAALAAEGAIGADSVADLAAKLQSPRVVWLMVPASLTGRVVDEVAAVLDKGDIIIDGGNSNYRDDVRRAAALRERGIEFVDIGTSGGVFGLERGYCLMVGGSDAAVQHIEPILKTIAPGIGEIERTPGRSGEPSPEEQGYLHCGPSGAGHFVKMVHNGIEYGIMAAIAEGLNLLENADAGVREAEHSAEVAPLEEPEFYQFPIDTAKVAELWRRGSVISSWLLDLTAAALHENPTLDGLAGRVSDSGEGRWTVKAAVDVGVPVPVLAASLFERFASRDEDRFANQVLSAMRLQFGGHQERPAGDVLEAGSRKSDAG, encoded by the coding sequence ATGCAGCTGGCCATGATCGGACTGGGACGGATGGGCGCCAACATCGTCCGCCGTCTGATGCGCGACGGACACGAGTGCGTCGTCTACGACGTCAATCCGGATGCCGTCGCCGCGCTCGCCGCGGAGGGCGCGATCGGCGCCGACAGCGTCGCCGACCTCGCCGCCAAGCTGCAGTCGCCCCGTGTGGTCTGGCTCATGGTGCCGGCATCCCTCACCGGTCGCGTCGTCGACGAGGTGGCCGCAGTGCTCGACAAGGGCGACATCATCATCGACGGCGGCAACTCCAACTATCGCGACGACGTGCGCCGGGCGGCGGCGCTGCGCGAGCGCGGCATCGAGTTCGTCGACATCGGCACGAGCGGCGGCGTCTTCGGCCTCGAACGCGGCTACTGCCTCATGGTCGGCGGATCGGATGCGGCGGTGCAGCACATCGAGCCGATCCTGAAGACCATCGCACCGGGCATCGGCGAGATCGAGCGCACGCCCGGCCGCAGCGGAGAGCCGTCGCCGGAGGAGCAGGGGTACCTGCATTGCGGGCCGTCCGGCGCGGGCCACTTCGTCAAGATGGTGCACAACGGCATCGAGTACGGCATCATGGCCGCCATCGCCGAGGGTCTCAACCTGCTCGAGAACGCGGATGCCGGAGTGCGCGAGGCCGAGCACTCGGCCGAGGTCGCGCCGCTGGAGGAGCCCGAGTTCTACCAGTTCCCGATCGACACGGCCAAGGTCGCCGAGCTGTGGCGGCGCGGATCGGTGATCTCGTCGTGGCTGCTCGACCTCACCGCCGCCGCTCTGCACGAGAACCCCACGCTCGACGGTCTCGCCGGCCGGGTGTCCGACTCTGGCGAGGGGAGGTGGACGGTCAAGGCCGCGGTGGACGTCGGCGTTCCCGTTCCCGTTCTGGCGGCCTCGCTGTTCGAGCGTTTCGCGTCGCGCGACGAGGACCGCTTCGCGAACCAGGTGCTCTCCGCCATGCGCCTGCAGTTCGGCGGTCACCAGGAGCGACCTGCCGGAGACGTGCTGGAGGCCGGAAGCCGCAAGTCCGACGCCGGCTGA
- a CDS encoding carboxylate-amine ligase, with translation MTLALGADPEPQQHPAELVPLPGRLVGLEEELLLVDAETLEPVPAATRILHGGPLTLPCGSQLEAEVKSEQIEVVTPPLGGYDDIVATIVGGRRAADLRAQQHGARAVAMATPAHACDPHLVHTPRYERMRERFGLTMDEQLTCGLHVHVSISSPQEGVAVLDRIRPWLPVLLALSANSPYWHGVDSRFASYRYQAWSRWPSAGAYDRFHTAEGYAAAVDAVLSADVSLDRGMIYFDARLSSHAPTVEIRIADVCLRPQDAACLAVLIRALVEASAASWRDGVPAADTPTSLLRLASWRASRWGLSQELMSPALSRPVPAAAAVDELLAFVGPHVTDAAEGRIVRHGIREILRRGNGADRQRSVGASGGGPGAVVRDALAHTHDAG, from the coding sequence ATGACTCTCGCGCTCGGCGCAGACCCGGAGCCGCAGCAGCATCCGGCCGAACTCGTCCCGCTCCCCGGACGCCTCGTCGGGCTGGAGGAGGAGCTGCTGCTCGTCGACGCCGAGACCCTCGAACCGGTGCCGGCGGCCACCCGCATCCTGCACGGCGGCCCGCTCACGCTCCCGTGCGGGTCGCAGCTCGAAGCCGAGGTGAAGAGCGAGCAGATCGAGGTCGTCACACCTCCGCTTGGCGGGTACGACGACATCGTCGCGACGATCGTCGGAGGACGGCGGGCGGCGGACCTCCGCGCCCAGCAGCACGGCGCGCGGGCCGTCGCGATGGCCACCCCCGCTCACGCGTGCGACCCGCACCTCGTGCACACTCCGCGGTACGAGCGGATGCGGGAGCGCTTCGGCCTCACGATGGACGAGCAGCTGACGTGCGGGCTGCACGTGCACGTGTCGATCTCGTCACCGCAGGAGGGCGTGGCAGTGCTCGACCGCATCCGTCCGTGGCTGCCCGTGCTGCTGGCGCTCAGCGCCAACTCGCCGTACTGGCACGGTGTCGACTCGCGCTTCGCGAGCTACCGCTATCAGGCGTGGAGCCGGTGGCCGAGCGCTGGCGCATACGACCGGTTCCACACGGCGGAGGGGTACGCCGCGGCGGTCGACGCGGTGCTCTCCGCCGATGTGTCCCTCGACCGCGGCATGATCTATTTCGACGCGCGGCTGTCGTCGCACGCGCCGACGGTGGAGATCCGCATCGCCGACGTGTGCCTTCGTCCGCAGGACGCCGCGTGCCTCGCCGTGCTGATCCGCGCGCTCGTCGAAGCGTCGGCCGCGTCGTGGCGCGACGGCGTGCCCGCCGCAGACACCCCGACGAGCCTGCTGCGGCTCGCATCGTGGCGGGCGAGCCGCTGGGGCCTGTCGCAGGAGCTCATGAGCCCGGCGCTGAGCCGCCCCGTGCCGGCGGCCGCCGCCGTCGACGAGCTGCTGGCGTTCGTGGGTCCGCACGTCACCGACGCCGCCGAAGGGCGGATCGTGCGGCACGGCATCCGTGAGATCCTCCGGCGAGGCAACGGCGCCGACCGTCAGCGGAGCGTCGGCGCCTCGGGCGGCGGTCCGGGCGCCGTCGTGCGCGACGCCCTCGCGCACACGCATGACGCGGGATGA
- a CDS encoding MarR family winged helix-turn-helix transcriptional regulator, translating to MLGVKYRQGASFLLATLGRRAERAWATHLAGQGITTAQSSAMAALAEGERTQAQVATATAVDPRNIGATIRKLIDARWVQARPNPADARSRLLSLTPEGQQRWNDLQPGLRRGRDAFFHALTPDELTALERLLGKLDASHAADVIDVPGQYS from the coding sequence CTGCTTGGCGTCAAGTATCGCCAGGGGGCCAGCTTCCTCCTGGCGACCCTCGGACGGCGCGCAGAGAGAGCATGGGCGACTCACCTGGCAGGGCAGGGGATCACCACGGCCCAGTCCTCTGCCATGGCTGCCCTCGCGGAAGGTGAACGGACACAGGCACAGGTGGCGACCGCCACCGCGGTCGACCCGCGGAACATCGGTGCCACCATCAGGAAGCTCATCGATGCGCGATGGGTCCAGGCTCGGCCGAACCCCGCCGATGCCAGGTCGCGGCTTCTGAGCCTGACCCCCGAGGGGCAGCAGCGGTGGAACGACCTGCAGCCCGGCCTGCGCCGGGGTCGTGATGCCTTCTTCCATGCGCTGACCCCCGACGAGCTGACAGCCCTGGAGCGACTACTCGGCAAGCTCGATGCCTCACACGCGGCGGACGTGATCGACGTCCCCGGTCAGTACAGCTAG
- the purL gene encoding phosphoribosylformylglycinamidine synthase subunit PurL — protein MTTAPAPAHKHVPDSVENAIATPEKEQPYAALGLKDDEYARIKEILGRRPTSGELAMYSVMWSEHCSYKSSKNYLRRFGQKVSDEMKQRLMVGMGQNAGVIDVGEGWAVTFKAESHNHPSFIEPFQGAATGVGGIVRDIISMGARPVAVMDALRFGAIDHPDTARVVHGVTAGISFYGNCLGLPNIGGETVFDAVYQANPLVNALAVGVLRHEDLKLANATGVGNKVVLFGARTGGDGIGGASILASDTFADGGPTKRPAVQVGDPFAEKVLIECCLELYAKELVEAIQDLGAAGISCATSELAANGNSGMHVSLDNVLLRDPSLTAEEILMSESQERMMAIVAPEKLDAFLEVVKKWDVETSVLGEVTGDGRLVIDWQGERIVDVDPSTVAVDGPVYDRPVAYPTWIDALQADAAENLPRSNDPAELREQFLRLVASPNLADTRWITNQYDYYVLGNTALAFPDDAGMIRVDEESGLGFAIATDANGRYCQLDPYAGAQLALAEAYRNVAVTGAVPTAITDCLNFGSPENPEVMWQFGQTVDGLADGCYELGTPVTGGNVSFYNQTGDVPIHPTPLVGVLGIIDDVSRRIPSGWQDEGQNIYLLGTTQTELSGSAWADVVHQPLGGRPPKVDLAGEKRLAGLLAAARDEWLISSAHDLSTGGLAQALAEGVMRFGVGARVWLTELMERDGVDAASALFSESTGRVIVTVPREDDVKFRGLCEGRGYPVLRIGVTDTEPQLEVQDVFTVSAAELRERSQATLPAAFGPTVTEPVGA, from the coding sequence GTGACCACCGCCCCTGCACCTGCCCACAAGCACGTCCCCGACTCCGTCGAGAACGCGATCGCGACCCCCGAGAAGGAGCAGCCGTACGCGGCTCTCGGGCTCAAGGACGACGAGTACGCGCGCATCAAGGAGATCCTGGGCCGCCGCCCCACGTCGGGCGAGCTCGCGATGTACTCCGTCATGTGGTCGGAGCACTGCTCGTACAAGAGCTCCAAGAACTACCTGCGCCGCTTCGGCCAGAAGGTCTCCGACGAGATGAAGCAGCGCCTCATGGTGGGCATGGGCCAGAACGCGGGCGTCATCGACGTCGGCGAGGGCTGGGCCGTGACCTTCAAGGCCGAGTCGCACAACCACCCGTCGTTCATCGAGCCCTTCCAGGGTGCTGCCACCGGCGTCGGCGGCATCGTCCGCGACATCATCTCGATGGGCGCCCGCCCCGTCGCGGTGATGGACGCCCTGCGCTTCGGCGCGATCGACCACCCCGACACCGCCCGCGTCGTGCACGGCGTCACCGCCGGCATCAGCTTCTACGGCAACTGCCTGGGCCTTCCGAACATCGGCGGCGAGACCGTGTTCGACGCCGTCTACCAGGCCAACCCGCTCGTCAACGCGCTCGCGGTCGGCGTGCTCCGCCACGAAGACCTCAAGCTCGCGAACGCCACGGGTGTCGGCAACAAGGTCGTGCTCTTCGGCGCCCGCACCGGCGGCGACGGCATCGGCGGCGCCAGCATCCTCGCCTCCGACACGTTCGCCGACGGCGGCCCCACCAAGCGGCCCGCCGTGCAGGTCGGCGACCCCTTCGCCGAGAAGGTGCTCATCGAGTGCTGCCTCGAGCTGTACGCGAAGGAGCTCGTCGAGGCCATCCAAGACCTCGGCGCCGCCGGCATCTCGTGCGCCACGAGCGAGCTCGCCGCCAACGGCAACTCCGGCATGCACGTGTCGCTCGACAACGTGCTGCTGCGCGACCCCTCGCTGACCGCCGAAGAGATCCTCATGAGCGAGAGCCAGGAGCGCATGATGGCGATCGTCGCGCCCGAGAAGCTCGACGCGTTCCTCGAGGTCGTGAAGAAGTGGGACGTCGAGACCTCTGTGCTCGGCGAGGTCACCGGCGACGGCCGCCTCGTCATCGACTGGCAGGGCGAGCGCATCGTCGACGTCGACCCGTCGACCGTCGCGGTCGACGGCCCCGTCTACGACCGCCCCGTGGCGTACCCGACGTGGATCGACGCTCTGCAGGCGGATGCCGCCGAGAATCTGCCGCGCTCGAACGACCCTGCCGAGCTGCGCGAGCAGTTCCTGCGCCTCGTCGCGTCGCCGAACCTCGCCGACACGCGCTGGATCACCAACCAGTACGACTACTACGTGCTCGGCAACACCGCCCTCGCCTTCCCCGACGACGCCGGCATGATCCGCGTCGACGAGGAGTCGGGCCTCGGCTTCGCCATCGCGACCGACGCCAACGGCCGCTACTGCCAGCTCGACCCGTACGCCGGCGCGCAGCTCGCGCTCGCCGAGGCGTACCGCAACGTCGCCGTCACGGGTGCCGTGCCCACCGCCATCACCGACTGCCTCAACTTCGGCTCCCCCGAGAACCCCGAGGTCATGTGGCAGTTCGGCCAGACGGTCGACGGCCTCGCCGACGGATGCTACGAGCTGGGCACCCCGGTCACCGGCGGCAACGTGTCGTTCTACAACCAGACCGGCGACGTGCCGATCCACCCGACGCCGCTCGTCGGCGTGCTCGGCATCATCGACGACGTCTCGCGCCGCATCCCATCAGGGTGGCAGGACGAGGGGCAGAACATCTACCTCCTCGGCACCACGCAGACCGAGCTCAGCGGCTCGGCGTGGGCTGACGTCGTGCACCAGCCCCTCGGCGGCCGCCCGCCGAAGGTCGACCTCGCCGGTGAGAAGCGCCTTGCGGGCCTGCTCGCGGCGGCGCGCGACGAGTGGCTGATCTCGTCGGCGCACGACCTCTCCACGGGCGGTCTGGCCCAGGCGCTCGCCGAGGGCGTCATGCGGTTCGGCGTCGGCGCGCGGGTGTGGCTCACCGAGCTCATGGAGCGCGACGGCGTCGACGCGGCATCCGCCCTGTTCTCCGAGTCGACCGGACGCGTCATCGTGACCGTGCCGCGCGAGGACGACGTGAAGTTCCGCGGACTGTGCGAGGGTCGCGGCTACCCGGTGCTGCGCATCGGCGTGACCGACACCGAACCGCAGCTCGAGGTGCAGGACGTCTTCACCGTCTCAGCGGCCGAGCTGCGCGAGCGCTCGCAGGCCACCCTTCCCGCGGCCTTCGGCCCGACCGTGACCGAGCCGGTCGGCGCGTGA
- a CDS encoding type II toxin-antitoxin system VapC family toxin, producing MIVLDTNVLSEFMRSRPSERVRKWLDGIPEREVWTTTVVIAEIAAGIALLPQGARRRVLAEEFDRMLQLFADRILVFDASAAVEYGTIVAYRARLGRPISIADAQIAAIVTVNGAVLATRNVTDFDGLTVDLVDPWHSP from the coding sequence ATGATCGTCCTCGACACCAACGTCCTGTCGGAGTTCATGCGATCGCGGCCGAGCGAGCGCGTGCGGAAATGGCTCGACGGGATCCCCGAGCGCGAGGTGTGGACGACGACCGTTGTGATCGCCGAGATCGCGGCGGGCATCGCCCTTCTCCCGCAGGGCGCCCGCAGACGAGTCCTCGCCGAGGAGTTCGATCGGATGCTGCAGCTCTTCGCAGACCGCATCCTGGTGTTCGATGCGAGTGCGGCGGTCGAGTACGGAACCATCGTGGCGTACCGCGCACGGCTCGGACGCCCCATCAGCATCGCCGACGCGCAGATCGCGGCCATCGTGACCGTGAACGGGGCGGTGCTCGCGACTCGCAACGTCACCGACTTCGACGGCCTCACGGTCGACCTCGTCGACCCCTGGCACAGCCCATGA
- a CDS encoding FitA-like ribbon-helix-helix domain-containing protein: MATITVRGLDDDVVRALKMSAAREGRSMEAEIRSILTAAARRASSPPPRVGEGFGTRLASIFSDGTALEVPPRDDYPRPLDLT; this comes from the coding sequence ATGGCCACGATCACCGTGCGTGGGCTCGACGACGATGTCGTACGAGCCCTCAAGATGAGCGCAGCGCGTGAAGGACGCTCCATGGAAGCCGAGATCCGCAGCATCCTGACCGCCGCCGCTCGTCGCGCTTCTTCGCCGCCGCCACGCGTGGGCGAAGGATTCGGCACCCGCCTCGCTTCGATCTTCTCCGACGGCACGGCGCTCGAGGTCCCTCCCCGCGACGACTATCCCCGACCGCTCGATCTCACATGA
- a CDS encoding helix-turn-helix transcriptional regulator: protein MTSSPSSRMLALLSLLQTPRDWPGHVLADRLGVSVRTVRRDVDRLRELGYRIGAGKGPDGGYRLAAGSELPPLLFDDEQAVAIAVALQGVSASGIDVGDAAARALATVRQVMPSRLRHRVDGIRFSGETAEVSVNPAVLEAVTAAVRDRMVLRFGYRDDDRPPRRTEPHAVVAREGRWYLLAWDLDAGGWRTFRLDRVTPRIPVGPSFTPRPIPEGDAATYLAARAKGSDAGDQWPCVGSVEIELPAHRVAPWVDHDGTVEAIDDTRCRVTLGSWSWIGLLAAVARFDAPFRVLDPAPLREAAAALAGRFAAASAD from the coding sequence ATGACCTCATCCCCGTCGTCGCGCATGCTCGCGCTGCTCTCGCTGCTGCAGACGCCGCGCGACTGGCCGGGTCACGTGCTCGCCGATCGCCTGGGTGTGAGCGTCCGCACCGTCCGCCGCGACGTCGACCGGCTGCGCGAGCTCGGCTACCGCATCGGTGCGGGCAAGGGTCCCGACGGCGGGTACCGCCTCGCAGCGGGCTCCGAGCTCCCGCCGCTGCTGTTCGACGACGAGCAGGCCGTCGCGATCGCCGTCGCTCTGCAGGGCGTCTCCGCGAGCGGCATCGACGTCGGCGACGCGGCCGCCAGGGCGCTCGCGACCGTGCGGCAGGTGATGCCGTCGCGACTGCGGCACCGGGTCGACGGCATCCGCTTCTCCGGCGAGACCGCGGAGGTCAGCGTGAACCCCGCCGTGCTCGAGGCCGTCACAGCTGCCGTGCGCGATCGCATGGTGCTGCGCTTCGGCTACCGCGACGACGACCGGCCGCCACGGCGCACCGAGCCGCACGCGGTCGTCGCCAGGGAGGGCCGTTGGTACCTGCTGGCGTGGGACCTCGACGCCGGCGGCTGGCGCACGTTCCGGCTCGACCGCGTGACGCCGCGCATCCCGGTCGGCCCGTCGTTCACGCCTCGGCCGATCCCCGAGGGCGATGCGGCGACGTACCTCGCGGCCAGAGCGAAGGGATCGGATGCCGGAGATCAGTGGCCCTGCGTCGGTTCCGTGGAGATCGAGCTGCCGGCGCACCGGGTCGCGCCGTGGGTGGATCACGACGGCACGGTCGAGGCCATCGACGACACGCGCTGCCGCGTGACGCTCGGATCGTGGTCGTGGATCGGGCTGCTCGCCGCCGTCGCCCGCTTCGACGCGCCCTTCCGTGTGCTCGACCCCGCACCGCTGCGCGAGGCCGCTGCCGCGCTCGCAGGCCGTTTCGCGGCGGCATCCGCGGATTAG
- a CDS encoding VOC family protein, giving the protein MTLTTTTHLNFRGTARQALEFYATVFDGEATLTRYADLGMPADVPGADKIVFGQVSSPAGIRLMAYDVPGHDDADGQAIAGATRRENGMTITDRTFFQSLSASSLDELARYWERLVDGAEVIEPLAASAWSSGFGMLTDRFGVTWVLDVRAEDAVR; this is encoded by the coding sequence ATGACCCTCACCACCACCACGCACCTCAACTTCCGCGGCACCGCGCGTCAGGCGCTCGAGTTCTACGCGACCGTGTTCGACGGCGAGGCGACGCTCACCCGCTACGCCGACCTCGGGATGCCGGCCGATGTCCCCGGGGCGGACAAGATCGTGTTCGGGCAGGTGTCTTCGCCCGCCGGCATCCGTCTCATGGCCTACGACGTGCCCGGTCACGACGACGCCGACGGCCAGGCGATCGCCGGCGCGACGCGGCGCGAGAACGGCATGACGATCACCGACCGCACCTTCTTCCAGTCGCTCAGCGCGTCGTCTCTCGACGAGCTCGCGCGGTACTGGGAGCGTCTCGTCGACGGGGCGGAGGTCATCGAGCCGCTCGCGGCGTCGGCCTGGTCGTCCGGGTTCGGCATGCTCACCGACCGCTTCGGCGTCACGTGGGTGCTCGACGTGCGCGCCGAGGATGCCGTGCGCTGA
- a CDS encoding SLC13 family permease, with translation MRTAVVGAVLLVVGGVAAAAGILPLSDVGELWDRVWPILLFVLAITVVTELAAAAGLFTAIAQRTARWGRGRAWALWLLVALFATLSTIFLSLDTTAVLLTPVVVVLARHAGLDPLPFALTTVWLTNTGSLLLPVSNLTNLLAQHAMGDPSPFAFAALTAASAAVAILVPLAVVFVLFRRSLTARYTTGEAAAVDDPVLFRWSAVVVCALVPLLVSGIPVWIPALAAALALTAVFAVRRRGVLRIGLLPWQLVVLASGLFLFIQALHSVGLGGVLAAVSGEGESPPALLRLALTGMLGANAIDNLPAYLALEPAAETPLRLVALLIGVNAGPLITPWASLATLLWHQRLTSMQVEIRWRRYVLLGIVVAPLTVVLSTLALSFVTPT, from the coding sequence ATGCGCACTGCCGTCGTCGGCGCCGTGCTGCTCGTGGTCGGAGGCGTCGCCGCCGCGGCCGGCATCCTGCCCCTCTCCGACGTCGGGGAGCTGTGGGATCGCGTCTGGCCCATCCTGCTCTTCGTGCTCGCGATCACGGTCGTCACGGAGCTCGCCGCGGCGGCCGGGCTGTTCACGGCGATCGCGCAGCGCACCGCGCGCTGGGGCCGCGGCAGGGCGTGGGCGCTGTGGCTGCTCGTGGCGCTGTTCGCGACGCTGAGCACGATCTTCCTGTCGCTCGACACGACCGCGGTGCTGCTGACCCCGGTGGTCGTCGTGCTGGCGCGGCACGCAGGACTCGACCCGCTGCCGTTCGCACTCACGACGGTGTGGCTGACGAACACCGGGTCGCTGCTGCTTCCCGTGTCGAACCTCACCAACCTGCTCGCCCAGCACGCGATGGGCGACCCCAGCCCGTTCGCGTTCGCCGCACTCACGGCTGCGTCCGCCGCGGTCGCGATCCTGGTGCCGCTCGCGGTGGTCTTCGTGCTCTTCCGCCGCAGTCTCACTGCGCGGTACACGACCGGCGAGGCCGCGGCCGTCGACGATCCCGTGCTGTTCCGCTGGAGTGCCGTGGTCGTGTGCGCGCTCGTGCCGCTGCTTGTCTCCGGCATCCCGGTATGGATTCCCGCGCTGGCTGCCGCGCTCGCGCTCACCGCCGTGTTCGCGGTCAGGCGCCGCGGGGTGCTGCGGATCGGGCTGCTCCCGTGGCAGCTCGTCGTGCTCGCGTCGGGCCTCTTCTTGTTCATCCAGGCGCTCCACTCGGTGGGGCTCGGCGGGGTGCTCGCGGCGGTGTCGGGTGAGGGGGAGTCGCCGCCGGCCCTGCTCCGCCTGGCGCTGACGGGCATGCTGGGCGCCAACGCGATCGACAATCTTCCGGCGTACCTGGCGCTCGAGCCCGCCGCCGAGACGCCGCTGCGCTTGGTCGCGCTGCTGATCGGCGTGAACGCGGGGCCGCTCATCACGCCGTGGGCCTCGCTCGCGACCCTGCTGTGGCATCAGCGGCTGACGTCGATGCAGGTCGAGATCCGCTGGCGCCGCTACGTGCTCCTCGGCATCGTGGTCGCCCCGCTCACCGTGGTGCTGTCGACCCTCGCCCTCTCGTTCGTCACCCCCACCTGA
- a CDS encoding SGNH/GDSL hydrolase family protein, producing MTADLDRMQGLVASDRPLTWVFTGDSITHGLIHTRGARSYAEHLHELIRGDLGRVQDIVINTAITGWRADLILGDFDRRAAAWRPDVVSLMIGTNDCTTVWLDPVIEPDAFEASIAEFVRRVRALDALPVLQTPPTVDLLHAPDRERIGEFAQRIRDVAARGGVMLVDQHARFAEFSAGTGPGNEGMPWGLLDDAFHPNAAGHALLALEWARTLGLDARTAESRVLADLTARVAVARHPHWPSA from the coding sequence GTGACGGCCGACCTCGACCGGATGCAGGGGCTGGTCGCCTCGGATCGGCCCCTCACCTGGGTGTTCACGGGCGACTCCATCACACACGGGCTAATCCACACGCGCGGCGCGCGCTCGTATGCGGAGCACCTGCACGAGCTGATCCGCGGCGACCTGGGGCGGGTGCAGGACATCGTGATCAACACGGCGATCACCGGATGGCGCGCCGACCTGATCCTCGGCGACTTCGACCGCCGCGCGGCCGCCTGGCGTCCGGATGTCGTGTCGCTGATGATCGGCACGAACGACTGCACGACCGTGTGGCTCGACCCCGTGATCGAGCCAGACGCGTTCGAGGCCTCGATCGCCGAGTTCGTGCGGAGGGTGCGGGCGCTGGACGCCCTGCCGGTGCTGCAGACGCCGCCCACGGTCGACCTGCTGCACGCACCCGACCGGGAGCGGATCGGCGAGTTCGCCCAGCGGATCCGCGACGTGGCGGCGCGCGGGGGCGTGATGCTCGTCGACCAGCACGCGCGGTTCGCCGAGTTCTCGGCCGGCACGGGACCGGGCAACGAGGGCATGCCGTGGGGGCTGCTCGACGACGCCTTCCACCCGAACGCCGCGGGGCACGCGCTGCTCGCGCTCGAGTGGGCACGGACGCTCGGCCTCGACGCGCGTACCGCGGAGTCGCGGGTCCTCGCCGACCTCACGGCCCGCGTCGCCGTGGCCCGGCATCCGCACTGGCCATCCGCCTGA